One segment of Prionailurus bengalensis isolate Pbe53 chromosome E3, Fcat_Pben_1.1_paternal_pri, whole genome shotgun sequence DNA contains the following:
- the GIGYF1 gene encoding GRB10-interacting GYF protein 1 isoform X2, translated as MAAETLNFGPEWLRALSSGGSVASPPPSPAMPKYKLADYRYGREEMLALYVKENKVPDELQDKEFAAVLQEEPLQPLALEPLTEEEQRNFSLSVNSVAVLRLMGKGAGPPLGGASRGRGSTRSRGRGRGDSCFYQRSIEEGEGAFGRNPREIQRSQSWDDRGERRFEKSARRDGARSGFEEGGAGPRKEHARSDSENWRSLREEQEEEEEGSWRLGAGPRRDGDRWRSASPDSGPRSAGWREHGDRRRKFEFDIRGDRGGCGEEEGRGGGGSAHLRRCRGPDGFEEDKDGLPEWCLDDEDEEMGTFDASGAFLPLKKGPKEPIPEEQELDFQGLEEEEEEPSEALDEAGPEAGGKELTPLPPQEEDSSSPPPLPTLGPLWGTNGEGDDATEKDLPATEDDMRGMQLSPGVGSPPGPPGDLEDDEGLKHLQQEAEKLVASLQDSSLEEEQFTAAMQAQGLRHSAAATALPLSHGAARKWFYKDPQGEIQGPFTTQEMAEWFQAGYFSMALLVKRGCDEGFQPLGEVIKMWGRVPFAPGPSPPPLLGNMDQERLKKQQELAAAALYQQLQHQQFLQLVGRYGGLEGLVGQAGRRLCGLSPLDTSLRVCSRQLPQCALREKAALGDLTPPQQQLTAFLQQLQALKPPRGGDQNLLPTMNRSLSVPDSGPLWDIHTSASSQSGGEASLWDIPINSSTQGPILEQLQLQHKFQERREVELRAKREEEERKRREEKRRQQQQQEEQKRRQEEEELFRRKQVRQQELLLKLLQQQQAAAAVPASPAPSSPPPLWAGLAKQGLSMKTLLELQLEGERQLHKQPPPREPSRAQAPNHRVQLGGLGAAPLNQWVSEAGPLWGGPDKSGGSSGGLGLWEDTLKSSGSLARSLGLKNSRSSPSLSDSYSHLSGRPVRKKTEEEEKLLKLLQGIPRPQDGFTQWCEQMLHTLSTTGSLDVPMAVAILKEVESPYDVHDYIRSCLGDTLEAKEFAKQFLERRAKQKASQQRQQEAWLSGGSLQTAFQTNHSTKLGPGEGSKAKRRALMLHSDPSILGYSLHGPSGEIESVDDY; from the exons ATGGCAGCAGAGACCCTCAATTTTGGGCCTGAGTG GCTGAGGGCCCTTTCCAGCGGTGGCAGTGTGGCCTCTCCACCCCCGTCCCCTGCCATGCCCAAATACAAGCTGGCTGACTATCGCTACGGGCGAGAAGAGATGCTGGCTCTCTACGTCAAGGAGAACAAG GTACCCGATGAGCTGCAGGACAAGGAGTTTGCTGCGGTGCTGCAGGAGGAGCCACTGCAGCCCCTGGCGCTGGAGCCTTTGACTGAGGAGGAGCAG AGAAACTTCTCCCTGTCAGTGAACAGTGTGGCTGTGCTGAGGCTGATGGGGAAGGGGGCCGGCCCCCCCCTAGGTGGCGCCTCCCGCGGCAGGGGCAGCACTCGGAGCCGAG GCCGAGGCCGTGGTGACAGTTGCTTTTACCAAAGAAGCATCGAAGAAGGCGAAGGGGCCTTTGGTCGAAACCCCCGGGAGATCCAGCGTAGCCAGAGTTGGGATGACAG AGGCGAGAGAAGGTTTGAGAAGTCGGCCAGGAGGGATGGAG CGCGATCCGGgtttgaggagggaggggctggcccgAGGAAGGAACATGCCCGCTCAGATAGCGAGAACTGGCGTTCTCTCCGAGAGgagcaagaggaagaggaggaaggcagtTGGAGACTTGGGGCAGGACCCCGGCGAGATGGCGACCGCTGGCGCTCAGCCAGCCCTG ATAGCGGTCCCCGCTCTGCTGGCTGGCGGGAACATGGGGACCGGCGTCGCAAGTTTGAATTTGATATTCGAGGGGATCGAGGAGGGTGTGGTGAAGAggaagggcggggtgggggaggcagcgCTCACCTGCGGAGGTGCCGAGGGCCTGACGGCTTTGAGGAGGACAAGGATGGGCTCCCCGAATGGTGCCTGGATGACGAGGATGAGGAGATGGGCACCTTTGATGCCTCTGGGGCCTTTCTGCCTCTCAAG AAGGGCCCCAAGGAGCCTATTCCTGAGGAGCAGGAGCTCGACTTCCAGggcctggaggaagaggaggaagaacctTCTGAAGCGCTAGATGAGGCGGGCCCTGAGGCGG GAGGGAAGGAGCTGACCCCGCTGCCTCCCCAGGAGGAAGActccagctccccacccccactgcccacctTGGGCCCGCTCTGGGGAACTAACGGGGAAGGCGACGATGCTACAGAGAAAGACCTGCCGGCGACTGAAG ACGATATGAGGGGGATGCAGCTGAGTCCCGGGGTGGGCTCACCCCCTGGTCCACCCGGAGATCTGGAGGATGATGAAGGCCTGAAGCACCTGCAGCAG GAGGCAGAGAAGCTGGTGGCCTCCCTGCAGGACAGCTCCCTGGAGGAAGAGCAGTTTACGGCTGCCATGCAGGCCCAGGGTCTGCGCCACTCAGCAGCTGCCACTGCCCTCCCTCTCAGCCACGGTGCGGCCCGGAAGTGGTTCTACAAGGACCCACAGGGGGAGATCCAAG GCCCCTTTACAACACAGGAGATGGCAGAGTGGTTCCAGGCGGGCTATTTTTCCATGGCACTGCTTGTGAAGCGGGGCTGTGATGAGGGCTTCCAGCCACTGGGTGAGGTGATCAAGATGTGGGGTCGCGTGCCCTTTGCCCCGGGACCCTCACCACCCCCACTGCTG GGCAACATGGACCAGGAGCGGCTGAAGAAGCAGCAGGAGCTGGCGGCCGCGGCCTTGTACCAGCAGCTGCAGCACCAGCAGTTTCTACAGCTGGTCGGCAGGTACGGGGGCCTTGAAGGCCTTGTGGGTCAGGCCGGGCGCCGGCTGTGTGGCCTCTCCCCGCTCGACACCAGTCTCCGTGTCTGCAGCCGGCAGCTCCCGCAGTGTGCGCTCCGGGAAAAGGCCGCTCTGGGGGACCTGACGCCGCCCCAGCAGCAGCTCACTGCGTTCCTACAGCAGCTCCAAGCTCTCAAACCGCCCAG AGGCGGGGACCAGAACCTGCTCCCGACCATGAACCGGTCCTTGTCGGTGCCGGATTCGGGCCCCCTCTGGGACATACATACCTCAGCCTCATCACAGTCAG GCGGTGAGGCCAGTCTTTGGGACATACCAATTAACTCTTCGACTCAGGGTCCAATTCTAGAACAACTCCAGCTGCAACACAAA TTCCAAGAGCGCAGAGAAGTGGAGCTCAGGGCAaagcgggaggaggaggagcgcaAGCGGCGGGAGGAGAAGCgccggcagcagcagcagcaggaggagcagAAGCGGCGGCAGGAAGAAGAGGAGCTGTTTCGGCGCAAGCAG GTGCGGCAGCAGGAGCTCCTGCTGAAGCtgctgcagcagcagcaggcagCGGCCGCCGTCCCGGCGTCCCCCGCACCCAGCTCCCCGCCACCGTTGTGGGCCGGCCTGGCCAAGCAGGGGCTGTCCATGAAGACGCTGCTGGAGCTGCAGCTGGAGGGCGAGCGGCAGCTGCATAAGCAGCCCCCACCTCGGGAGCCGTCGCGGGCCCAGGCCCCCAACCACCGTGTG CAGCTCGGGGGCCTGGGTGCTGCTCCTCTGAACCAGTGGGTGTCTGAGGCTGGGCCACTGTGGGGCGGGCCCGACAAGAGTGGGGGCAGCAGCGGTGGCCTGGGGCTCTGGGAGGACACCCTCAAGAGCAGCGGGAGCCTGGCCCGCAGCCTGGGCCTGAAGAACAGCCGGAGCAGCCCCTCTCTCAG TGACTCGTACAGCCACCTGTCAGGCCGGCCTGTGCGCAaaaagacagaggaggaagagaagctgCTGAAGCTGCTCCAGGGCATCCCCAGGCCCCAGGACGGCTTCACCCAGTGGTGTGAGCAGATGCTGCACACATTGAGCACCACAGGCAGCCTGGACG TGCCCATGGCTGTAGCGATCCTCAAGGAGGTAGAATCCCCCTACGATGTCCACGATTATATCCGGTCCTGCTTGGGGGACACGCTGGAAGCCAAAGAATTTGCCAAACAGTTCCTGGAGCGGAGGGCCAAACAGAAAGCCAGCCAGCAGCGGCAGCAG GAGGCTTGGCTGAGCGGCGGCTCCCTGCAGACAGCCTTTCAGACCAACCACAGCACCAAACTTGGCCCTGGGGAGGGCAGCAAGGCCAAGAGGCGGGCTCTGATGCTGCACTCGGATCCCAGCATCTTGG GGTACTCCCTGCACGGACCTTCTGGTGAGATCGAGAGCGTGGATGACTACTGA
- the GIGYF1 gene encoding GRB10-interacting GYF protein 1 isoform X4 produces the protein MAAETLNFGPEWLRALSSGGSVASPPPSPAMPKYKLADYRYGREEMLALYVKENKVPDELQDKEFAAVLQEEPLQPLALEPLTEEEQRNFSLSVNSVAVLRLMGKGAGPPLGGASRGRGSTRSRGRGRGDSCFYQRSIEEGEGAFGRNPREIQRSQSWDDRGERRFEKSARRDGARSGFEEGGAGPRKEHARSDSENWRSLREEQEEEEEGSWRLGAGPRRDGDRWRSASPDSGPRSAGWREHGDRRRKFEFDIRGDRGGCGEEEGRGGGGSAHLRRCRGPDGFEEDKDGLPEWCLDDEDEEMGTFDASGAFLPLKKGPKEPIPEEQELDFQGLEEEEEEPSEALDEAGPEAGGKELTPLPPQEEDSSSPPPLPTLGPLWGTNGEGDDATEKDLPATEDDMRGMQLSPGVGSPPGPPGDLEDDEGLKHLQQEAEKLVASLQDSSLEEEQFTAAMQAQGLRHSAAATALPLSHGAARKWFYKDPQGEIQGPFTTQEMAEWFQAGYFSMALLVKRGCDEGFQPLGEVIKMWGRVPFAPGPSPPPLLGNMDQERLKKQQELAAAALYQQLQHQQFLQLVGSRQLPQCALREKAALGDLTPPQQQLTAFLQQLQALKPPRGGDQNLLPTMNRSLSVPDSGPLWDIHTSASSQSGGEASLWDIPINSSTQGPILEQLQLQHKFQERREVELRAKREEEERKRREEKRRQQQQQEEQKRRQEEEELFRRKQVRQQELLLKLLQQQQAAAAVPASPAPSSPPPLWAGLAKQGLSMKTLLELQLEGERQLHKQPPPREPSRAQAPNHRVQLGGLGAAPLNQWVSEAGPLWGGPDKSGGSSGGLGLWEDTLKSSGSLARSLGLKNSRSSPSLSDSYSHLSGRPVRKKTEEEEKLLKLLQGIPRPQDGFTQWCEQMLHTLSTTGSLDVPMAVAILKEVESPYDVHDYIRSCLGDTLEAKEFAKQFLERRAKQKASQQRQQEAWLSGGSLQTAFQTNHSTKLGPGEGSKAKRRALMLHSDPSILGYSLHGPSGEIESVDDY, from the exons ATGGCAGCAGAGACCCTCAATTTTGGGCCTGAGTG GCTGAGGGCCCTTTCCAGCGGTGGCAGTGTGGCCTCTCCACCCCCGTCCCCTGCCATGCCCAAATACAAGCTGGCTGACTATCGCTACGGGCGAGAAGAGATGCTGGCTCTCTACGTCAAGGAGAACAAG GTACCCGATGAGCTGCAGGACAAGGAGTTTGCTGCGGTGCTGCAGGAGGAGCCACTGCAGCCCCTGGCGCTGGAGCCTTTGACTGAGGAGGAGCAG AGAAACTTCTCCCTGTCAGTGAACAGTGTGGCTGTGCTGAGGCTGATGGGGAAGGGGGCCGGCCCCCCCCTAGGTGGCGCCTCCCGCGGCAGGGGCAGCACTCGGAGCCGAG GCCGAGGCCGTGGTGACAGTTGCTTTTACCAAAGAAGCATCGAAGAAGGCGAAGGGGCCTTTGGTCGAAACCCCCGGGAGATCCAGCGTAGCCAGAGTTGGGATGACAG AGGCGAGAGAAGGTTTGAGAAGTCGGCCAGGAGGGATGGAG CGCGATCCGGgtttgaggagggaggggctggcccgAGGAAGGAACATGCCCGCTCAGATAGCGAGAACTGGCGTTCTCTCCGAGAGgagcaagaggaagaggaggaaggcagtTGGAGACTTGGGGCAGGACCCCGGCGAGATGGCGACCGCTGGCGCTCAGCCAGCCCTG ATAGCGGTCCCCGCTCTGCTGGCTGGCGGGAACATGGGGACCGGCGTCGCAAGTTTGAATTTGATATTCGAGGGGATCGAGGAGGGTGTGGTGAAGAggaagggcggggtgggggaggcagcgCTCACCTGCGGAGGTGCCGAGGGCCTGACGGCTTTGAGGAGGACAAGGATGGGCTCCCCGAATGGTGCCTGGATGACGAGGATGAGGAGATGGGCACCTTTGATGCCTCTGGGGCCTTTCTGCCTCTCAAG AAGGGCCCCAAGGAGCCTATTCCTGAGGAGCAGGAGCTCGACTTCCAGggcctggaggaagaggaggaagaacctTCTGAAGCGCTAGATGAGGCGGGCCCTGAGGCGG GAGGGAAGGAGCTGACCCCGCTGCCTCCCCAGGAGGAAGActccagctccccacccccactgcccacctTGGGCCCGCTCTGGGGAACTAACGGGGAAGGCGACGATGCTACAGAGAAAGACCTGCCGGCGACTGAAG ACGATATGAGGGGGATGCAGCTGAGTCCCGGGGTGGGCTCACCCCCTGGTCCACCCGGAGATCTGGAGGATGATGAAGGCCTGAAGCACCTGCAGCAG GAGGCAGAGAAGCTGGTGGCCTCCCTGCAGGACAGCTCCCTGGAGGAAGAGCAGTTTACGGCTGCCATGCAGGCCCAGGGTCTGCGCCACTCAGCAGCTGCCACTGCCCTCCCTCTCAGCCACGGTGCGGCCCGGAAGTGGTTCTACAAGGACCCACAGGGGGAGATCCAAG GCCCCTTTACAACACAGGAGATGGCAGAGTGGTTCCAGGCGGGCTATTTTTCCATGGCACTGCTTGTGAAGCGGGGCTGTGATGAGGGCTTCCAGCCACTGGGTGAGGTGATCAAGATGTGGGGTCGCGTGCCCTTTGCCCCGGGACCCTCACCACCCCCACTGCTG GGCAACATGGACCAGGAGCGGCTGAAGAAGCAGCAGGAGCTGGCGGCCGCGGCCTTGTACCAGCAGCTGCAGCACCAGCAGTTTCTACAGCTGGTCGGCAG CCGGCAGCTCCCGCAGTGTGCGCTCCGGGAAAAGGCCGCTCTGGGGGACCTGACGCCGCCCCAGCAGCAGCTCACTGCGTTCCTACAGCAGCTCCAAGCTCTCAAACCGCCCAG AGGCGGGGACCAGAACCTGCTCCCGACCATGAACCGGTCCTTGTCGGTGCCGGATTCGGGCCCCCTCTGGGACATACATACCTCAGCCTCATCACAGTCAG GCGGTGAGGCCAGTCTTTGGGACATACCAATTAACTCTTCGACTCAGGGTCCAATTCTAGAACAACTCCAGCTGCAACACAAA TTCCAAGAGCGCAGAGAAGTGGAGCTCAGGGCAaagcgggaggaggaggagcgcaAGCGGCGGGAGGAGAAGCgccggcagcagcagcagcaggaggagcagAAGCGGCGGCAGGAAGAAGAGGAGCTGTTTCGGCGCAAGCAG GTGCGGCAGCAGGAGCTCCTGCTGAAGCtgctgcagcagcagcaggcagCGGCCGCCGTCCCGGCGTCCCCCGCACCCAGCTCCCCGCCACCGTTGTGGGCCGGCCTGGCCAAGCAGGGGCTGTCCATGAAGACGCTGCTGGAGCTGCAGCTGGAGGGCGAGCGGCAGCTGCATAAGCAGCCCCCACCTCGGGAGCCGTCGCGGGCCCAGGCCCCCAACCACCGTGTG CAGCTCGGGGGCCTGGGTGCTGCTCCTCTGAACCAGTGGGTGTCTGAGGCTGGGCCACTGTGGGGCGGGCCCGACAAGAGTGGGGGCAGCAGCGGTGGCCTGGGGCTCTGGGAGGACACCCTCAAGAGCAGCGGGAGCCTGGCCCGCAGCCTGGGCCTGAAGAACAGCCGGAGCAGCCCCTCTCTCAG TGACTCGTACAGCCACCTGTCAGGCCGGCCTGTGCGCAaaaagacagaggaggaagagaagctgCTGAAGCTGCTCCAGGGCATCCCCAGGCCCCAGGACGGCTTCACCCAGTGGTGTGAGCAGATGCTGCACACATTGAGCACCACAGGCAGCCTGGACG TGCCCATGGCTGTAGCGATCCTCAAGGAGGTAGAATCCCCCTACGATGTCCACGATTATATCCGGTCCTGCTTGGGGGACACGCTGGAAGCCAAAGAATTTGCCAAACAGTTCCTGGAGCGGAGGGCCAAACAGAAAGCCAGCCAGCAGCGGCAGCAG GAGGCTTGGCTGAGCGGCGGCTCCCTGCAGACAGCCTTTCAGACCAACCACAGCACCAAACTTGGCCCTGGGGAGGGCAGCAAGGCCAAGAGGCGGGCTCTGATGCTGCACTCGGATCCCAGCATCTTGG GGTACTCCCTGCACGGACCTTCTGGTGAGATCGAGAGCGTGGATGACTACTGA
- the GIGYF1 gene encoding GRB10-interacting GYF protein 1 isoform X3 produces the protein MAAETLNFGPEWLRALSSGGSVASPPPSPAMPKYKLADYRYGREEMLALYVKENKVPDELQDKEFAAVLQEEPLQPLALEPLTEEEQRNFSLSVNSVAVLRLMGKGAGPPLGGASRGRGSTRSRGRGRGDSCFYQRSIEEGEGAFGRNPREIQRSQSWDDRGERRFEKSARRDGARSGFEEGGAGPRKEHARSDSENWRSLREEQEEEEEGSWRLGAGPRRDGDRWRSASPDSGPRSAGWREHGDRRRKFEFDIRGDRGGCGEEEGRGGGGSAHLRRCRGPDGFEEDKDGLPEWCLDDEDEEMGTFDASGAFLPLKKGPKEPIPEEQELDFQGLEEEEEEPSEALDEAGPEAGGKELTPLPPQEEDSSSPPPLPTLGPLWGTNGEGDDATEKDLPATEDDMRGMQLSPGVGSPPGPPGDLEDDEGLKHLQQEAEKLVASLQDSSLEEEQFTAAMQAQGLRHSAAATALPLSHGAARKWFYKDPQGEIQGPFTTQEMAEWFQAGYFSMALLVKRGCDEGFQPLGEVIKMWGRVPFAPGPSPPPLLGNMDQERLKKQQELAAAALYQQLQHQQFLQLVGRYGGLEGLVGQAGRRLCGLSPLDTSLRVCSRQLPQCALREKAALGDLTPPQQQLTAFLQQLQALKPPRGGDQNLLPTMNRSLSVPDSGPLWDIHTSASSQSGGEASLWDIPINSSTQGPILEQLQLQHKFQERREVELRAKREEEERKRREEKRRQQQQQEEQKRRQEEEELFRRKQVRQQELLLKLLQQQQAAAAVPASPAPSSPPPLWAGLAKQGLSMKTLLELQLEGERQLHKQPPPREPSRAQAPNHRVLGGLGAAPLNQWVSEAGPLWGGPDKSGGSSGGLGLWEDTLKSSGSLARSLGLKNSRSSPSLSDSYSHLSGRPVRKKTEEEEKLLKLLQGIPRPQDGFTQWCEQMLHTLSTTGSLDVPMAVAILKEVESPYDVHDYIRSCLGDTLEAKEFAKQFLERRAKQKASQQRQQEAWLSGGSLQTAFQTNHSTKLGPGEGSKAKRRALMLHSDPSILGYSLHGPSGEIESVDDY, from the exons ATGGCAGCAGAGACCCTCAATTTTGGGCCTGAGTG GCTGAGGGCCCTTTCCAGCGGTGGCAGTGTGGCCTCTCCACCCCCGTCCCCTGCCATGCCCAAATACAAGCTGGCTGACTATCGCTACGGGCGAGAAGAGATGCTGGCTCTCTACGTCAAGGAGAACAAG GTACCCGATGAGCTGCAGGACAAGGAGTTTGCTGCGGTGCTGCAGGAGGAGCCACTGCAGCCCCTGGCGCTGGAGCCTTTGACTGAGGAGGAGCAG AGAAACTTCTCCCTGTCAGTGAACAGTGTGGCTGTGCTGAGGCTGATGGGGAAGGGGGCCGGCCCCCCCCTAGGTGGCGCCTCCCGCGGCAGGGGCAGCACTCGGAGCCGAG GCCGAGGCCGTGGTGACAGTTGCTTTTACCAAAGAAGCATCGAAGAAGGCGAAGGGGCCTTTGGTCGAAACCCCCGGGAGATCCAGCGTAGCCAGAGTTGGGATGACAG AGGCGAGAGAAGGTTTGAGAAGTCGGCCAGGAGGGATGGAG CGCGATCCGGgtttgaggagggaggggctggcccgAGGAAGGAACATGCCCGCTCAGATAGCGAGAACTGGCGTTCTCTCCGAGAGgagcaagaggaagaggaggaaggcagtTGGAGACTTGGGGCAGGACCCCGGCGAGATGGCGACCGCTGGCGCTCAGCCAGCCCTG ATAGCGGTCCCCGCTCTGCTGGCTGGCGGGAACATGGGGACCGGCGTCGCAAGTTTGAATTTGATATTCGAGGGGATCGAGGAGGGTGTGGTGAAGAggaagggcggggtgggggaggcagcgCTCACCTGCGGAGGTGCCGAGGGCCTGACGGCTTTGAGGAGGACAAGGATGGGCTCCCCGAATGGTGCCTGGATGACGAGGATGAGGAGATGGGCACCTTTGATGCCTCTGGGGCCTTTCTGCCTCTCAAG AAGGGCCCCAAGGAGCCTATTCCTGAGGAGCAGGAGCTCGACTTCCAGggcctggaggaagaggaggaagaacctTCTGAAGCGCTAGATGAGGCGGGCCCTGAGGCGG GAGGGAAGGAGCTGACCCCGCTGCCTCCCCAGGAGGAAGActccagctccccacccccactgcccacctTGGGCCCGCTCTGGGGAACTAACGGGGAAGGCGACGATGCTACAGAGAAAGACCTGCCGGCGACTGAAG ACGATATGAGGGGGATGCAGCTGAGTCCCGGGGTGGGCTCACCCCCTGGTCCACCCGGAGATCTGGAGGATGATGAAGGCCTGAAGCACCTGCAGCAG GAGGCAGAGAAGCTGGTGGCCTCCCTGCAGGACAGCTCCCTGGAGGAAGAGCAGTTTACGGCTGCCATGCAGGCCCAGGGTCTGCGCCACTCAGCAGCTGCCACTGCCCTCCCTCTCAGCCACGGTGCGGCCCGGAAGTGGTTCTACAAGGACCCACAGGGGGAGATCCAAG GCCCCTTTACAACACAGGAGATGGCAGAGTGGTTCCAGGCGGGCTATTTTTCCATGGCACTGCTTGTGAAGCGGGGCTGTGATGAGGGCTTCCAGCCACTGGGTGAGGTGATCAAGATGTGGGGTCGCGTGCCCTTTGCCCCGGGACCCTCACCACCCCCACTGCTG GGCAACATGGACCAGGAGCGGCTGAAGAAGCAGCAGGAGCTGGCGGCCGCGGCCTTGTACCAGCAGCTGCAGCACCAGCAGTTTCTACAGCTGGTCGGCAGGTACGGGGGCCTTGAAGGCCTTGTGGGTCAGGCCGGGCGCCGGCTGTGTGGCCTCTCCCCGCTCGACACCAGTCTCCGTGTCTGCAGCCGGCAGCTCCCGCAGTGTGCGCTCCGGGAAAAGGCCGCTCTGGGGGACCTGACGCCGCCCCAGCAGCAGCTCACTGCGTTCCTACAGCAGCTCCAAGCTCTCAAACCGCCCAG AGGCGGGGACCAGAACCTGCTCCCGACCATGAACCGGTCCTTGTCGGTGCCGGATTCGGGCCCCCTCTGGGACATACATACCTCAGCCTCATCACAGTCAG GCGGTGAGGCCAGTCTTTGGGACATACCAATTAACTCTTCGACTCAGGGTCCAATTCTAGAACAACTCCAGCTGCAACACAAA TTCCAAGAGCGCAGAGAAGTGGAGCTCAGGGCAaagcgggaggaggaggagcgcaAGCGGCGGGAGGAGAAGCgccggcagcagcagcagcaggaggagcagAAGCGGCGGCAGGAAGAAGAGGAGCTGTTTCGGCGCAAGCAG GTGCGGCAGCAGGAGCTCCTGCTGAAGCtgctgcagcagcagcaggcagCGGCCGCCGTCCCGGCGTCCCCCGCACCCAGCTCCCCGCCACCGTTGTGGGCCGGCCTGGCCAAGCAGGGGCTGTCCATGAAGACGCTGCTGGAGCTGCAGCTGGAGGGCGAGCGGCAGCTGCATAAGCAGCCCCCACCTCGGGAGCCGTCGCGGGCCCAGGCCCCCAACCACCGTGTG CTCGGGGGCCTGGGTGCTGCTCCTCTGAACCAGTGGGTGTCTGAGGCTGGGCCACTGTGGGGCGGGCCCGACAAGAGTGGGGGCAGCAGCGGTGGCCTGGGGCTCTGGGAGGACACCCTCAAGAGCAGCGGGAGCCTGGCCCGCAGCCTGGGCCTGAAGAACAGCCGGAGCAGCCCCTCTCTCAG TGACTCGTACAGCCACCTGTCAGGCCGGCCTGTGCGCAaaaagacagaggaggaagagaagctgCTGAAGCTGCTCCAGGGCATCCCCAGGCCCCAGGACGGCTTCACCCAGTGGTGTGAGCAGATGCTGCACACATTGAGCACCACAGGCAGCCTGGACG TGCCCATGGCTGTAGCGATCCTCAAGGAGGTAGAATCCCCCTACGATGTCCACGATTATATCCGGTCCTGCTTGGGGGACACGCTGGAAGCCAAAGAATTTGCCAAACAGTTCCTGGAGCGGAGGGCCAAACAGAAAGCCAGCCAGCAGCGGCAGCAG GAGGCTTGGCTGAGCGGCGGCTCCCTGCAGACAGCCTTTCAGACCAACCACAGCACCAAACTTGGCCCTGGGGAGGGCAGCAAGGCCAAGAGGCGGGCTCTGATGCTGCACTCGGATCCCAGCATCTTGG GGTACTCCCTGCACGGACCTTCTGGTGAGATCGAGAGCGTGGATGACTACTGA